From a region of the Halostella litorea genome:
- a CDS encoding DUF499 domain-containing protein: MAQTGSLPNTLEDTVTLSRELREEGQIDGQVKLYNVDDDDEFESDAALFFERTLMTQGLREALSILRDSLTGDDPRGTHILYGPYGSGKSHQMVALYHCFDDPDAAAAWASDSVEGFDAALPESATPITVAMQNEQYEYLWEPFFEALDYDPGTFESGGYPDMQTIQEAVGDTTVAFFVDELEDWFDTLQGDRKSANKAFLQSLLESTALSDLELYTIVSVLREGSEVHDILNREQAVEVNMNNQVDKREVLRHRLIDSVNESAAREIVNGYFDAYDQADGHVDLPDDLLSEMHDLYPFHPVLLDALETRYYADEGNQNTRGMIYLFSKVLLQMQDQTDLITHGDIDAIEFEDELAKINYERLNAATGDIKSRVDTDEVPHGRRILNTILLYSLKPSEGEGAEVSEIVIGAYQTGDLVSDVVLNLERLHGVAWHLHKLNGKYAIRDRQNPNALIRNAAVDVSETSAKAEIADFITDIFGSNAHPVGFRTNDMRDIPDDREVKVVVKDGQWTKDEVKKVITNDGRGREWRNTLVFVQPSGDKAIESGTRYIDKARYIEGARQVLADESLDDEIRTSIRSMMEQEENELREELQLLYGDVIDGDNLMDDDEWAKVEPMDLDVFVLDEAELDASNIADSAAADPFDLQSHVWDIAEDLLERRGEISVEDIYEQFLRDPELPIPGSANDVLNATVEALDGKPVLARDTGGFRDDLSGSSLDTVLVQQDDVDVWGVDDAEQELRQRFGSGTTALDIGDFELELVEDGEIWIDGDSHDVVMRAIGRLAREDQYVIVKGNEILDKPQSDATLRDVGGAEVVGASSLVDRIEEHIDDDGYANLDTIIGEVRSDEAVFLPPDETESVAREAVNEFLVDDYVLEAGGRYLGSLGDREPTTVKIVPTVSDRIGDQILAYIEDLEPGDQFTVNKVTDRFDDSVTEYMVRTFLLENIGKDEEPEYVVNTTGSDKATDWVPGYPFRKADTEADTWRFEYNGDDVAAMRSKWRNNHQTGSVEYGDVTFMLPDREGVPGALQGTADVERTQVSLTLRSEQDYTKVQDLFERMPEEASSLKIEITFQK, from the coding sequence ATGGCACAGACGGGATCCTTACCAAATACGCTCGAAGACACGGTGACTCTCAGCCGCGAGCTTCGGGAAGAAGGACAGATCGATGGGCAGGTAAAACTCTACAATGTTGATGACGATGACGAGTTCGAGTCTGACGCAGCACTCTTTTTCGAACGGACGCTGATGACTCAGGGCCTTCGGGAGGCCCTTTCGATTCTTCGTGATTCCTTGACTGGGGACGACCCACGTGGCACGCACATTCTCTATGGCCCGTACGGCAGTGGGAAGTCTCACCAGATGGTGGCACTGTACCACTGTTTCGACGATCCCGACGCCGCGGCTGCGTGGGCAAGTGATTCGGTTGAAGGGTTCGACGCTGCGCTTCCGGAGTCGGCGACGCCGATCACGGTTGCGATGCAGAACGAACAGTACGAGTACCTCTGGGAGCCGTTCTTCGAGGCGCTCGATTACGATCCTGGAACGTTCGAGTCGGGTGGCTATCCCGATATGCAGACGATTCAGGAGGCTGTCGGCGACACCACGGTCGCATTCTTCGTGGACGAATTAGAGGACTGGTTCGATACGCTTCAGGGTGACCGAAAGAGCGCGAACAAGGCCTTCCTCCAGTCACTGCTCGAATCGACCGCGCTCTCGGATCTCGAACTCTACACGATCGTCTCGGTGCTCCGCGAAGGATCTGAGGTTCACGACATTCTGAATCGGGAACAGGCGGTCGAGGTCAACATGAACAACCAGGTGGACAAGCGCGAGGTCCTGCGCCACCGCCTGATCGACTCCGTAAACGAGAGTGCGGCCCGCGAGATCGTCAACGGGTACTTCGACGCATATGACCAAGCCGACGGGCACGTTGATCTCCCCGACGACTTGCTGTCGGAGATGCACGATCTCTATCCGTTCCACCCTGTGCTTCTGGATGCCCTCGAGACACGCTACTACGCCGATGAGGGCAACCAGAACACGCGCGGGATGATCTACCTCTTCTCGAAGGTCCTCTTGCAGATGCAGGATCAGACGGACCTGATCACACACGGCGACATCGACGCCATCGAGTTTGAGGACGAACTGGCGAAGATCAACTACGAACGACTGAACGCCGCTACCGGTGACATCAAAAGTCGTGTTGACACGGATGAAGTGCCCCACGGTCGTCGCATCCTGAACACGATTCTCCTCTACTCGTTGAAGCCGAGCGAAGGCGAGGGTGCGGAGGTGTCGGAGATCGTGATAGGTGCCTACCAGACAGGTGATCTCGTCTCCGACGTCGTCCTCAACCTCGAACGATTGCACGGCGTTGCATGGCACCTCCATAAGCTGAACGGGAAGTACGCCATCCGCGACCGGCAGAACCCGAACGCACTCATCCGGAACGCAGCCGTGGATGTGTCCGAGACGTCAGCGAAGGCCGAGATCGCGGACTTCATCACGGATATCTTCGGCTCGAACGCGCACCCAGTCGGGTTCCGGACGAACGATATGCGGGATATCCCGGACGACCGTGAGGTGAAGGTCGTCGTGAAGGACGGCCAGTGGACCAAGGACGAAGTGAAGAAGGTCATCACGAACGACGGTCGTGGACGCGAGTGGCGCAACACACTCGTGTTCGTCCAGCCCTCGGGAGACAAGGCCATCGAGTCCGGCACACGGTATATCGACAAGGCACGGTACATCGAGGGCGCGCGACAGGTACTTGCCGACGAGTCTCTCGACGACGAAATCCGCACATCGATTCGCAGTATGATGGAGCAGGAGGAGAACGAGCTCCGTGAAGAGCTTCAACTCCTGTACGGCGATGTGATCGACGGCGACAATCTGATGGACGATGACGAGTGGGCGAAAGTGGAGCCGATGGATCTCGATGTCTTCGTCCTCGACGAGGCGGAACTCGACGCCTCGAACATTGCGGACTCTGCGGCAGCTGACCCGTTCGACCTCCAGTCGCACGTCTGGGACATCGCCGAGGACCTTCTGGAGCGACGTGGGGAAATATCGGTCGAGGATATCTACGAGCAGTTCCTCCGTGACCCGGAACTCCCGATTCCTGGCAGTGCCAACGACGTGTTGAACGCAACCGTCGAAGCGCTCGACGGCAAGCCGGTACTCGCCCGTGATACTGGCGGATTCCGCGACGACCTTTCCGGAAGCTCGCTGGACACTGTACTCGTTCAGCAGGATGACGTGGACGTGTGGGGTGTCGATGACGCTGAGCAGGAGCTCCGCCAGCGCTTCGGGAGCGGGACGACTGCGCTCGATATCGGCGACTTCGAACTGGAACTCGTTGAGGACGGCGAGATCTGGATCGACGGCGACAGTCACGATGTTGTGATGCGGGCTATCGGCCGGCTCGCCCGTGAGGACCAGTACGTCATCGTGAAAGGGAACGAGATCCTCGACAAGCCGCAGTCCGACGCGACGCTTCGCGACGTTGGCGGTGCGGAGGTCGTCGGTGCGTCGTCCCTCGTGGACCGTATCGAGGAGCATATCGACGACGACGGGTACGCGAATCTCGACACGATCATCGGGGAAGTTCGGTCGGACGAAGCGGTGTTCCTGCCACCAGACGAGACCGAATCGGTTGCTCGTGAGGCGGTCAACGAGTTCCTCGTCGACGACTACGTGCTGGAGGCCGGCGGTCGGTATCTCGGATCGCTCGGCGATCGCGAGCCGACCACCGTCAAGATTGTCCCGACGGTGTCCGACCGAATCGGTGACCAGATTCTGGCGTACATCGAGGACTTGGAACCGGGTGACCAGTTCACCGTCAACAAGGTCACCGACCGCTTCGACGACAGCGTCACCGAGTACATGGTGCGGACGTTCCTGCTGGAGAACATCGGGAAGGACGAGGAACCGGAGTACGTGGTCAACACAACCGGGTCGGACAAGGCCACCGACTGGGTGCCCGGCTATCCGTTCCGGAAGGCCGACACAGAGGCTGATACGTGGCGCTTCGAGTACAACGGCGACGACGTCGCTGCGATGCGGAGCAAGTGGCGAAACAACCACCAGACGGGGAGCGTCGAGTACGGCGATGTCACCTTCATGCTGCCCGACAGGGAGGGTGTTCCCGGTGCTCTTCAGGGGACCGCCGACGTTGAGCGGACGCAGGTCAGCTTGACGTTGCGGTCCGAACAGGACTACACGAAGGTGCAGGACCTGTTTGAGCGGATGCCGGAAGAGGCGTCGAGCCTAAAGATCGAGATCACCTTCCAAAAGTAG
- a CDS encoding DEAD/DEAH box helicase — translation MSGYDLVDIEVTHESADDLLDSLSEDGTDGSHLQSIQALRLQAGQPDSELRSLKELDENAVKLLEHQVDAAYRALFEMDGKALLADEVGLGKTIEVGMILKEMHFRETDESVLILTPAQLAKQWQAELREKFGLDFVCNYDDEFEDFDAHDYIIASIDTAKSERHRQTVLDRNWDVLVLDEAHYVKNEETDRYDLIDRLSYNYAFFLTATPIQNELTDLYNVVSLLRPGLFGTRDVFHHYFVNSNQETLVNRDELQDRLNKVMIRNRREDTDIDFTDRTIDTRTFDPTPKERELYQAVSDYVKGAYSQDQGQKLVLMLLQKEVVSSPVALKKTIEKRLYDQSELTHADELESILDLIDEIDTVTKQERLLDIVEEARDNVEMGRVIVFTQFRATQQQILDRLASEGYTVHAFHGGHSSSEKEQIVEDFEEEGGILVSTDAMSEGRNLQFCNILVNLDLPWNPMRVEQRIGRVHRIGQKRDVFIFNMALKDTVEEYVLERLYHKIDLFQQSVGELSSILSRLEESGTSFEDEIFERLVAADSEVDLENDFDAMAVDLQEQRELADKLEEFNSGVFEGFDLGESDD, via the coding sequence ATGAGCGGGTACGACCTCGTCGATATCGAGGTCACACACGAATCTGCTGACGATCTTCTGGATTCACTGTCTGAGGACGGTACTGATGGGAGTCATCTGCAGAGTATCCAGGCACTCCGTCTGCAAGCAGGCCAACCAGATTCAGAACTCCGGTCACTGAAAGAGTTGGACGAGAACGCCGTCAAACTTCTCGAACACCAAGTGGATGCAGCCTACCGGGCTCTCTTCGAAATGGACGGAAAAGCACTCCTGGCTGACGAGGTCGGTCTCGGGAAGACCATCGAGGTCGGGATGATTCTCAAAGAGATGCACTTCCGTGAAACGGACGAATCCGTCCTCATCCTCACTCCTGCACAGTTGGCCAAACAGTGGCAGGCTGAACTCCGAGAGAAATTCGGTCTTGACTTCGTCTGCAACTACGACGACGAATTCGAAGATTTCGACGCCCACGATTACATCATTGCAAGCATCGATACTGCGAAGAGCGAGCGACATCGTCAGACGGTTCTTGACCGCAACTGGGACGTTCTGGTACTCGACGAGGCCCACTACGTCAAAAACGAAGAGACGGACCGTTACGACCTGATTGACCGACTTTCCTACAACTACGCGTTCTTCCTGACGGCGACGCCGATTCAGAACGAATTGACTGACCTGTACAACGTCGTCTCGCTACTCCGCCCTGGGCTATTCGGCACACGCGACGTCTTCCACCACTACTTCGTGAACAGCAATCAGGAGACACTGGTGAATCGAGACGAGCTACAGGATCGGTTGAACAAAGTGATGATCCGGAACCGACGGGAAGACACAGATATCGATTTCACAGATCGGACTATCGACACACGGACGTTCGATCCCACCCCGAAGGAACGTGAACTCTACCAGGCAGTCTCCGACTACGTCAAAGGTGCGTACAGTCAGGACCAAGGCCAGAAGCTCGTATTGATGCTCCTTCAGAAGGAGGTCGTCAGCAGCCCGGTCGCACTCAAGAAGACCATCGAGAAGCGACTCTACGACCAGTCGGAGCTCACGCACGCAGACGAACTGGAGTCGATCTTAGATCTGATCGATGAGATCGATACCGTGACCAAACAGGAACGGCTCTTGGATATCGTCGAAGAAGCCCGCGACAACGTTGAGATGGGGAGAGTCATCGTCTTCACTCAGTTCCGAGCAACCCAACAGCAGATCCTCGACAGACTCGCCTCGGAGGGATACACAGTACACGCATTCCACGGCGGGCACTCAAGCAGCGAGAAGGAGCAAATTGTCGAAGACTTCGAAGAAGAGGGAGGAATCCTCGTCTCAACCGACGCTATGAGTGAAGGCCGTAACCTACAGTTTTGCAATATATTAGTCAATTTAGACTTGCCGTGGAATCCGATGCGTGTTGAACAACGTATCGGACGCGTACACCGGATCGGCCAGAAGCGAGACGTATTCATCTTCAACATGGCGTTGAAAGATACAGTCGAAGAGTACGTACTGGAACGGTTGTACCACAAGATCGATCTCTTCCAGCAGAGCGTCGGAGAACTGAGTTCAATCTTGAGCCGCTTGGAAGAGTCGGGAACAAGCTTCGAAGACGAGATCTTCGAACGGTTGGTGGCCGCTGATTCCGAAGTCGATCTTGAGAACGACTTCGATGCGATGGCAGTTGACCTCCAGGAACAGCGCGAACTCGCCGACAAACTTGAGGAGTTCAATAGCGGTGTGTTCGAAGGATTCGATCTGGGGGAGAGCGATGACTGA
- a CDS encoding AAA family ATPase, producing MTDASISVTQSVVEQFTERYLRSIGCSIERSDDRWLVSVPDDTDTEITHGRHTLIRGEGTPDDDDDRTKRLHPESAFFQQLLREAGERSPSGKLSIESESDIESPEWIQNGAVEVQSAQFTPYYDRTAIVVLFRVGIETVSEYQQELLRAIAVDARSEESLPKLAETFLDTTTVETETASDGAVQLTKTDVRPLLETARELLLESVQGQLDDIHREASRAADSEVEEYRQMQQQRIQELQEEHSNLSSKINDLSEKINTGDEDSRVRALRERKKLKSEYEELDETLSELQERRDSGFPNRQREIRERHSLDVQVTPLTLTEVEYERGEIDFELIDGSIHQTVTLGYGSGIGVVDTVRCSSCERELTERNPLQTISDGLKCQSCTKER from the coding sequence ATGACTGACGCTTCGATTTCTGTCACGCAATCTGTGGTAGAGCAGTTCACAGAACGGTATCTCCGATCTATCGGCTGTTCCATCGAGCGAAGTGACGATCGCTGGCTGGTGTCGGTACCCGATGACACAGACACCGAGATTACCCACGGGAGACACACACTCATCCGGGGGGAGGGTACTCCAGACGATGACGATGATAGAACGAAACGGCTGCATCCAGAGAGTGCGTTCTTTCAACAGCTACTCCGTGAGGCGGGTGAACGATCGCCGTCTGGCAAGCTGTCGATAGAGAGTGAATCTGACATCGAGAGTCCGGAGTGGATCCAAAACGGCGCTGTCGAGGTACAGAGCGCACAGTTCACTCCGTACTACGACCGCACAGCCATCGTGGTTCTCTTTCGTGTCGGTATCGAGACCGTCAGTGAATACCAGCAAGAGCTTCTCCGCGCCATCGCTGTAGACGCGCGGTCAGAGGAGAGCCTTCCAAAGCTGGCGGAGACATTCCTCGACACCACCACAGTAGAGACCGAGACGGCCTCTGATGGCGCTGTACAGCTGACCAAGACAGATGTGCGACCTCTCCTCGAAACAGCTCGGGAACTGTTGCTGGAAAGCGTACAGGGGCAGCTCGACGACATTCATCGAGAAGCCTCGCGTGCGGCAGATTCAGAAGTTGAAGAGTACCGTCAGATGCAACAACAGCGTATCCAGGAGCTACAGGAAGAACACTCGAACCTGTCGTCGAAGATCAACGATCTGAGTGAGAAGATCAACACAGGAGACGAGGATTCACGCGTCCGGGCGTTGCGAGAACGGAAAAAACTCAAATCGGAGTACGAGGAACTCGACGAGACGCTCAGCGAATTACAGGAGCGCCGTGACAGTGGATTCCCCAATCGACAACGAGAAATCCGAGAGCGGCACTCACTCGACGTGCAGGTCACACCGCTTACTCTGACGGAAGTTGAGTACGAGCGAGGCGAGATCGATTTCGAACTTATCGACGGTAGCATACATCAAACCGTCACTCTCGGATACGGGAGTGGGATCGGTGTAGTCGATACTGTTCGATGTTCGTCGTGTGAACGCGAACTCACCGAACGCAACCCGCTTCAAACGATTTCAGATGGACTCAAATGCCAGAGTTGTACCAAAGAGCGGTGA
- a CDS encoding UvrD-helicase domain-containing protein encodes MTAPNDQQQDLIDSKQGIHVVDAGAGTGKTFTVTRRYAEIVDQDDVEPEDVLLVTFTNNAATEMKDRIVAHCDYGMRELSDAPIQTFHSLCHDILMEHGFEAPTLLGIDDRITGSTRVLEDENVEKVQFREFIRRFSDDHPEYDDFFRAVEEPVELLGLIHQLAAKGVFPTADGWYRNGERHLDGDFETFREIFDELNQPRNDGNKQSKLRSKLGGYGNDKCYLPDAPEEDEIRGGWGEKQVPDGVAQLVFDEQREGLKNFVHDVYHEYLEFALSRNYLNFSFLQLFAFVLLCDDHRLRDDVAFEYVMIDEFQDSSEIQFKLALLLANTNNVCVVGDWKQSIYSFQYAAVENITEFESRLDRFVDELNEDHERVSWATRPIIDIELVENYRSTQAILDFSEHSLVTPAASTDDVDETAVRDRIVSLSSNASHENSQIESIQHEDEHEAVLTKIQEIVGNDTYQVEEDGELRLPEYGDIAVLTRTRDFGRELLSVAEAYGLPMAYEGGIELFRSDPAKLLLAWLRILESDAERGWAVVLEEAGYTLDEVKHVLDSEEYPTNMQAFKSKLAALETVGGVAQRVFSQYDYDGAYADVLLTTIQSVHSATTLTRGDLIRFIERGIEDGSTHEVHASAGMNSVTVQTIHAAKGLEHPIVVLANMNSHCFPPSGGNSNAIAFDDPIGLRQRKLYADDHGYPHIHDNWRTDVLRKCLPRGYDEERRLLYVAMTRAESHLVFAAAESPNTFIEELPVDIEELEPDIQEDDIDETTQAHLQISVPTPDGPVGHSPHTLMRDDVFEDVDDGRGTAFGTQTHEFAERYVLEGDVEPSNDDERHIKSFIDSLDGELRVEEDAYLPLAVDGEQVTISGIVDLVHLRPDTVEIIDFKTDLGRHAEDEYRKQLSVYYHVLNEWFSGREVTAGIFYTAQGVRVDIDPLSKADLVALISQEQRSEASVLE; translated from the coding sequence ATGACTGCACCAAACGACCAACAGCAAGACCTCATCGACAGCAAACAGGGCATCCACGTCGTCGACGCCGGCGCAGGGACTGGAAAGACGTTCACCGTCACCCGTCGCTACGCCGAAATCGTCGACCAAGACGACGTCGAGCCTGAGGACGTCCTCCTCGTGACGTTCACCAACAACGCGGCGACGGAGATGAAGGACCGAATCGTCGCCCACTGTGACTACGGGATGCGTGAACTCTCGGACGCACCGATCCAGACGTTCCACAGCCTCTGTCACGACATCCTCATGGAACACGGCTTCGAGGCACCGACGCTCCTCGGTATCGACGACCGGATTACGGGGTCTACGCGTGTCCTCGAAGACGAGAACGTCGAGAAGGTGCAGTTCCGCGAGTTTATCCGTCGGTTCAGCGACGACCACCCCGAGTACGACGACTTCTTCCGCGCCGTCGAGGAACCAGTCGAACTCCTCGGGTTAATCCATCAGCTTGCGGCGAAAGGTGTCTTCCCGACGGCCGATGGCTGGTACCGGAACGGCGAGCGGCATCTGGACGGTGATTTCGAGACGTTCCGCGAGATCTTCGACGAGCTGAACCAGCCCCGGAACGACGGGAACAAGCAGTCCAAGCTACGCTCGAAACTCGGCGGCTACGGCAACGACAAATGCTACCTCCCAGACGCGCCCGAGGAAGACGAGATCCGTGGCGGATGGGGTGAGAAGCAGGTTCCTGATGGCGTCGCACAGCTGGTGTTTGACGAACAGCGAGAGGGCCTCAAGAACTTCGTTCACGACGTCTACCACGAGTATCTTGAATTCGCACTCAGTCGGAACTACCTCAACTTCAGCTTCCTGCAGCTGTTCGCGTTCGTCCTGCTCTGTGACGACCACCGACTCCGCGACGATGTCGCGTTCGAGTACGTGATGATCGACGAGTTCCAGGACTCCAGCGAGATCCAGTTCAAACTCGCACTCCTGCTCGCGAACACGAACAACGTCTGTGTCGTCGGTGACTGGAAACAGAGCATCTACTCGTTCCAGTACGCCGCCGTCGAGAACATTACTGAGTTCGAATCCCGGCTGGATCGGTTCGTCGACGAACTCAACGAGGATCATGAGCGAGTATCGTGGGCGACCCGCCCGATCATCGATATCGAACTGGTCGAGAACTACCGCTCGACGCAGGCCATCCTCGACTTCTCCGAGCACAGCCTAGTGACGCCTGCGGCGAGCACAGACGATGTCGACGAGACGGCCGTGCGAGATAGAATTGTGTCACTCTCCTCGAACGCCTCGCACGAGAACTCTCAGATAGAGTCGATTCAACACGAAGACGAACACGAAGCCGTTCTGACCAAGATTCAGGAGATCGTCGGGAACGATACGTATCAGGTCGAGGAGGATGGGGAACTTCGTCTGCCAGAGTACGGTGATATCGCCGTCCTCACCCGGACTCGTGACTTCGGCCGAGAACTCCTCTCTGTCGCTGAGGCGTATGGATTACCGATGGCGTACGAAGGAGGCATCGAGTTGTTCCGGTCTGACCCGGCGAAGCTTCTCCTGGCGTGGCTGCGAATTCTCGAATCCGACGCGGAGCGGGGATGGGCAGTCGTGCTTGAAGAAGCTGGCTACACGCTCGACGAGGTCAAACACGTCCTCGATAGCGAGGAGTACCCCACCAACATGCAGGCGTTCAAGTCGAAGCTTGCGGCCCTGGAGACGGTCGGTGGGGTTGCCCAGCGTGTATTCTCCCAGTACGACTACGACGGGGCCTACGCCGACGTGCTGCTGACGACGATTCAGTCCGTCCACAGCGCGACGACATTGACACGAGGTGACCTCATCCGATTCATCGAACGCGGCATCGAGGACGGAAGCACCCACGAGGTCCACGCGAGCGCTGGGATGAATTCGGTGACGGTCCAGACCATCCATGCGGCCAAGGGACTCGAGCACCCTATTGTCGTGCTCGCGAACATGAACTCCCATTGCTTCCCACCGTCAGGCGGGAACAGTAACGCGATCGCGTTCGACGATCCGATTGGACTACGCCAGCGAAAGCTCTACGCCGATGATCACGGGTATCCACATATTCACGACAACTGGCGGACTGACGTCCTCCGGAAGTGTCTGCCGCGTGGATACGACGAAGAGCGACGCTTGCTCTACGTCGCGATGACGCGGGCTGAGAGCCATCTCGTGTTCGCTGCAGCCGAGAGCCCGAACACGTTCATTGAAGAGCTCCCGGTCGACATCGAGGAACTGGAGCCCGACATTCAGGAAGACGACATCGACGAGACGACGCAGGCACACTTGCAGATTTCCGTGCCGACGCCGGACGGCCCGGTCGGACACTCGCCGCACACGCTCATGCGCGACGATGTGTTCGAGGACGTCGACGACGGAAGAGGGACCGCGTTCGGAACGCAGACCCACGAATTCGCTGAGCGGTACGTACTGGAGGGGGATGTCGAACCCTCGAACGACGACGAGCGTCACATCAAGTCGTTCATAGACTCGCTCGATGGTGAGCTGCGAGTTGAGGAGGATGCGTATCTGCCACTCGCTGTCGACGGAGAGCAGGTCACCATCTCAGGAATCGTCGACCTCGTTCACCTTCGTCCCGATACCGTCGAGATTATCGACTTCAAAACCGACCTCGGGCGACACGCCGAGGATGAGTATCGGAAGCAACTCAGCGTGTACTATCACGTGCTAAATGAATGGTTCTCTGGTCGAGAAGTGACCGCAGGGATCTTCTATACTGCACAAGGGGTCCGTGTTGATATTGACCCACTCTCGAAAGCGGACCTAGTCGCGCTGATTAGTCAAGAACAGCGTTCAGAAGCCAGCGTTCTCGAGTAG